Proteins co-encoded in one Halorussus vallis genomic window:
- a CDS encoding M20 family metallopeptidase yields MSAREVEDLTRELVSIPSHEDETAAGDRIESWLRAETDAEVTRDDAGNVIARRGGGAGEVDRPARRSLALVGHHDVVPPAASQTTDDGGYVVEERDGRLYGRGTADMKGSVAAAMLAFRDSEVHRTSGSRTQSDDADLAGSECELVFASFVGEEIGGVGARAAIDEGFAPDHAVVAEGSTNYSKPGVTDVVVAHKGRRGSTVTARGAAAHASEPESGDNAIYRACDAVDLIRDLEFPAVKVFGERLRGSVAATEIDGGSAWNVIPETCEVTVDERTVPGERAALERVEEIAGVEWAVDQDLPPMRCDDEAFAETVLAAARDAHAERAAGADPDAESASGSPMPELVTKPHATDAGWLAQAGTTCVVCGASEPGEAHTKDESVSLDVLERCYEIYRGTAERFVQD; encoded by the coding sequence ATGAGCGCACGCGAGGTCGAGGACCTCACCCGCGAACTCGTCTCGATACCGAGCCACGAGGACGAAACCGCGGCGGGCGACCGCATCGAGTCGTGGCTCCGGGCCGAAACCGACGCCGAGGTGACCCGCGACGACGCCGGGAACGTCATCGCGCGACGGGGAGGCGGAGCGGGCGAAGTCGACCGTCCCGCCCGTCGCTCGCTCGCGCTCGTGGGCCACCACGACGTGGTGCCGCCCGCGGCGTCCCAGACGACCGACGACGGCGGCTACGTCGTCGAGGAGCGCGACGGCCGGCTCTACGGCCGGGGCACCGCCGACATGAAAGGCTCCGTGGCGGCGGCGATGCTGGCGTTTCGGGACAGCGAGGTCCACCGGACCTCGGGAAGTCGGACGCAGTCCGACGACGCCGACCTCGCCGGTTCGGAGTGCGAACTCGTCTTCGCCAGTTTCGTCGGCGAGGAAATCGGCGGCGTGGGCGCCCGGGCCGCCATCGACGAGGGGTTCGCGCCCGACCATGCCGTGGTCGCCGAGGGGTCGACGAACTACTCGAAGCCGGGCGTGACCGACGTGGTGGTCGCCCACAAGGGCCGCCGGGGGAGCACCGTCACCGCTCGCGGGGCCGCGGCCCACGCCAGCGAACCAGAGTCGGGCGACAACGCCATCTACCGGGCCTGCGACGCCGTCGATTTGATTCGGGACCTAGAGTTCCCCGCGGTCAAGGTGTTCGGCGAGCGACTCCGGGGGAGCGTCGCCGCGACCGAAATCGACGGCGGGAGCGCCTGGAACGTGATCCCCGAAACCTGCGAGGTGACCGTCGACGAGCGGACCGTCCCCGGCGAGCGCGCCGCGCTGGAGCGCGTCGAGGAGATAGCGGGCGTCGAGTGGGCCGTCGACCAGGACCTCCCGCCGATGCGCTGCGACGACGAGGCGTTCGCCGAGACGGTGCTGGCGGCCGCGAGGGACGCCCATGCGGAGCGGGCGGCGGGTGCGGACCCGGACGCCGAGTCGGCGTCCGGGTCGCCGATGCCCGAACTCGTCACGAAACCCCACGCGACCGACGCCGGGTGGTTGGCGCAGGCCGGGACGACCTGCGTCGTCTGCGGGGCCTCCGAACCGGGCGAAGCGCACACCAAGGACGAGAGCGTGAGCCTCGACGTGCTGGAGCGGTGCTACGAGATATACCGCGGGACCGCGGAGCGGTTCGTCCAGGACTGA
- a CDS encoding DUF7553 family protein — MTDLEAVHEEIREIREEAERDVREPLVSIERVLSEMQADDAPPKADRLEEVRAELDRLESETTGETSARLSRVREAVRDYQREEA, encoded by the coding sequence GTGACCGACCTCGAAGCCGTCCACGAGGAGATTCGGGAGATTCGGGAGGAAGCAGAACGCGACGTTCGCGAGCCGCTGGTGTCCATCGAGCGGGTGCTCTCGGAGATGCAGGCCGACGACGCCCCGCCGAAGGCCGACCGACTCGAAGAGGTCCGGGCCGAACTCGACAGGCTGGAGAGCGAAACCACCGGCGAAACCTCGGCGCGCTTGAGCCGGGTGCGCGAGGCGGTCCGGGACTACCAGCGAGAAGAGGCCTGA
- a CDS encoding pentapeptide repeat-containing protein produces the protein MFDERCGYTYEAATLSDLGGVCCWRPTWEDTERCIWHANVPQKPTAALEAATPTLGQRLDGLTLTDVELSDTTWFAGRTLVDAQFVDCNFQDVDFSGSDLRHARFEGVDAQRARFTGANLEHAEFDRTDLRASNLEDARLHYAVFANVRVDESTLFGKRVVYEAELGERTDSEERIERFEAARWTYRTLQQLAEDNGLTRVAQRYYLRQKDLRRRLAWESGSYVRAVGEEGWRWTTGYGSSPWQVVTTSAMVILVCAVLYPLTGGIQEAADQRVITYTIENPDTAPGWYLGLVLFKSLYFSTVTFATLGYGDIQPVGTVARAIAGVEALTGQLLVALLVFVLTRNVTWSE, from the coding sequence ATGTTCGACGAGCGGTGCGGATACACCTACGAGGCGGCGACCCTGTCGGACCTCGGAGGCGTCTGCTGTTGGCGGCCGACCTGGGAGGATACCGAGCGGTGCATCTGGCACGCCAACGTACCGCAGAAACCGACCGCGGCGCTGGAGGCGGCCACGCCGACGCTCGGCCAGCGCCTGGACGGCCTCACGCTGACCGACGTGGAACTGTCTGACACGACGTGGTTCGCGGGCCGAACGCTCGTCGACGCCCAGTTCGTCGACTGCAACTTCCAGGACGTCGACTTCAGTGGCTCCGACCTCCGACACGCGCGATTCGAGGGCGTCGACGCCCAGCGCGCCCGGTTCACCGGCGCGAACCTCGAACACGCCGAGTTCGACCGCACCGACCTCCGGGCCTCGAACCTGGAGGACGCGCGGTTGCACTACGCCGTCTTCGCCAACGTCCGAGTCGACGAGTCGACGCTGTTCGGGAAACGCGTGGTCTACGAGGCCGAACTCGGCGAGCGAACCGACTCCGAGGAGCGAATCGAGCGCTTCGAGGCCGCCCGCTGGACCTACCGAACGCTCCAGCAACTCGCGGAGGACAACGGCCTGACGCGGGTCGCCCAGCGGTACTACCTCCGCCAGAAGGACCTGCGTCGGCGCCTCGCCTGGGAGTCGGGGTCGTACGTCCGTGCGGTCGGCGAGGAGGGCTGGCGGTGGACCACGGGCTACGGGAGCAGTCCGTGGCAGGTCGTCACCACCTCCGCGATGGTCATCCTCGTCTGTGCGGTGCTGTACCCGCTGACCGGCGGCATCCAGGAGGCGGCCGACCAGCGGGTCATCACCTACACCATCGAGAATCCCGACACGGCGCCCGGCTGGTACCTGGGACTCGTCCTCTTCAAGAGTCTCTACTTCAGCACCGTCACCTTCGCGACGCTGGGCTACGGCGACATTCAACCGGTTGGGACGGTCGCGCGGGCCATCGCGGGAGTCGAGGCCCTTACGGGGCAACTGCTGGTGGCACTCTTGGTGTTCGTGCTTACCCGGAACGTGACGTGGTCGGAGTAG
- a CDS encoding ester cyclase, translating into MTDATTENERIARRVPEEIVTGRSFEANDAVFTRVEDGKTVERWLQPDTFGLLRQIGLVSAHGELPDELR; encoded by the coding sequence ATGACCGACGCCACGACGGAGAACGAACGCATTGCCCGCCGAGTCCCCGAGGAGATAGTCACCGGCCGGTCCTTCGAGGCGAACGACGCGGTCTTCACCCGAGTCGAGGACGGGAAGACCGTCGAGCGGTGGCTGCAACCGGACACGTTCGGTCTGCTCCGCCAAATCGGACTCGTCTCCGCGCACGGGGAACTGCCCGACGAACTCAGATAG
- a CDS encoding PINc/VapC family ATPase: MNVLPDTSVVVDGRVSERVRDGEFEGATVYIPEAVVAELEGQANRGQESGWNGLSELQRLADLADEGTIDLEYVGERPAPEQTGAAHEGEIDALIRELADEHDATFVTSDSVQAEVAQAKGLDVEYIAPKTREQEDERLAIEDFFDETTMSVHLRVGVEPMAKRGEIGEMHYEKIRDEISTEEDLKEYAQEIIQVAKRSNEGFVELSEEGMTIVQYRDYRIAVAEPPFADAWEITAVRPIVKTDIEDYEFADELKDRLLEHQRGVLIAGSPGAGKSTFAQAVAEFLSDNDFAVKTMEKPRDLQVGPNITQYTELGGQMEKTADSLLMVRPDYTIYDEVRKTDDFEVFADMRLAGVGMVGVVHATRAIDALQRLIGRVELGMIPQIVDTVVYIEAGKVEKVYDVSTQVKVPEGLMEEDLARPVIMIEDFETGKPEYEIYTFNRQVVTVPLTEGEQEESGVSRLARQEIEREIQSVARGPVDVDVQGQNRATVYVSDDDISYVIGKGGGRIDDIESRLGIDIDVRTQSEKPQSMSATGASGGGTQQGNVVTPEVTSRHIVIPTEGHAGETVEVQADGEYLFTATVGRGGDIQVSRGSAIAEELERAIDRERAITVVGT, translated from the coding sequence ATGAACGTGTTACCGGACACGAGCGTCGTCGTCGACGGTCGCGTATCCGAGCGCGTCCGAGACGGCGAGTTCGAGGGCGCGACGGTGTACATTCCGGAGGCCGTCGTCGCCGAACTCGAAGGACAGGCCAACCGCGGCCAGGAGAGCGGCTGGAACGGCCTCTCCGAACTCCAGCGGCTCGCCGACCTGGCCGACGAGGGGACCATCGACCTGGAGTACGTCGGCGAGCGCCCTGCACCCGAGCAGACCGGCGCGGCCCACGAGGGCGAGATAGACGCGCTCATCCGCGAACTCGCCGACGAGCACGACGCCACCTTCGTCACCAGCGACAGCGTCCAGGCCGAGGTGGCTCAGGCCAAGGGCCTCGACGTCGAGTACATCGCGCCCAAGACCCGCGAACAGGAGGACGAGCGCCTCGCCATCGAGGACTTCTTCGACGAGACGACGATGAGCGTCCACCTCCGGGTCGGCGTCGAGCCGATGGCCAAGCGCGGCGAGATAGGCGAGATGCACTACGAGAAGATTCGCGACGAAATATCGACCGAGGAGGACCTCAAGGAGTACGCCCAGGAGATCATCCAGGTCGCCAAGCGGAGCAACGAGGGGTTCGTCGAACTCTCCGAGGAGGGGATGACCATCGTCCAGTACCGCGACTACCGCATCGCGGTCGCCGAACCGCCGTTCGCCGACGCCTGGGAGATCACCGCGGTCCGGCCCATCGTCAAGACCGACATCGAGGACTACGAGTTCGCCGACGAACTCAAGGACCGACTGCTCGAACACCAGCGCGGCGTCCTCATCGCCGGGTCGCCCGGCGCGGGGAAGTCGACCTTCGCGCAGGCGGTCGCGGAGTTCCTCAGCGACAACGACTTCGCGGTCAAGACGATGGAGAAGCCCCGCGACCTCCAGGTCGGTCCCAACATCACCCAGTACACCGAACTCGGCGGCCAGATGGAGAAGACCGCCGACTCGCTGCTGATGGTCCGGCCCGACTACACCATCTACGACGAGGTCCGCAAGACCGACGACTTCGAGGTGTTCGCCGACATGCGCCTGGCGGGCGTCGGCATGGTCGGGGTCGTCCACGCCACCCGTGCCATCGACGCGCTCCAGCGACTCATCGGCCGGGTCGAACTCGGCATGATCCCCCAGATCGTCGACACCGTCGTCTACATCGAGGCCGGGAAGGTCGAGAAGGTCTACGACGTCTCGACCCAGGTCAAGGTGCCCGAGGGGCTGATGGAGGAGGACCTCGCCCGCCCGGTCATCATGATCGAGGACTTCGAGACGGGCAAACCGGAGTACGAGATCTACACCTTCAACCGCCAGGTCGTCACCGTCCCGCTCACGGAGGGCGAACAGGAGGAGAGCGGCGTCTCGCGACTCGCCCGCCAGGAGATAGAGCGCGAGATTCAGTCGGTCGCCCGCGGTCCCGTCGACGTCGACGTCCAGGGCCAGAACCGCGCAACGGTGTACGTCAGCGACGACGACATCTCCTACGTCATCGGGAAGGGCGGCGGCCGCATCGACGACATTGAGAGCCGCCTCGGCATCGACATCGACGTCCGGACCCAGAGCGAGAAGCCCCAGTCGATGTCCGCGACCGGCGCGAGCGGCGGCGGGACCCAGCAGGGCAACGTCGTGACGCCCGAGGTCACCTCCCGGCACATCGTCATCCCCACCGAGGGCCACGCCGGCGAGACGGTCGAGGTGCAGGCCGACGGCGAGTACCTGTTCACCGCGACGGTGGGACGGGGCGGCGACATCCAGGTTTCGCGAGGGAGCGCCATCGCCGAGGAACTGGAGCGGGCCATCGACCGCGAGCGCGCCATCACCGTGGTCGGGACCTGA
- a CDS encoding ABC transporter permease produces the protein MALWKHVTKRVLFAVFAVYLVISVTFAFVALTADPNVGLVAYQAGHSPEAQRANASERAEIVQNAISAYKEKRNLDEPVTERYLRWLVDITTLDWGRSYSQNAPVTAVLGRALPATLAYLVPAMVFALVGGVGLGVYAALNPGSAFERVASGGAYLGYGIPNYWLAKVALLFGLGAFGEGFFGEGTVSHVVLPAVILGVSLLAGQLRYARAESREYVNTEFLKLVRAKGASNWVVGRHVVKNAALPLLSLFFADLLGVLVVSVFILEHVFSIPGIGTVGLAAIEQRDVPLILGVTMVVAFAGIVGNLVQDLAYLAVDPRVGSE, from the coding sequence ATGGCGCTGTGGAAGCACGTCACCAAGCGAGTACTGTTCGCGGTGTTCGCCGTCTACCTCGTGATATCGGTCACGTTCGCGTTCGTCGCGCTGACCGCCGACCCGAACGTGGGGCTGGTCGCCTATCAGGCGGGCCACTCCCCGGAGGCTCAGCGGGCCAACGCGTCCGAACGCGCCGAAATCGTGCAGAACGCCATCAGCGCATACAAGGAGAAACGGAACCTCGACGAACCGGTCACCGAACGGTACCTCCGGTGGCTGGTCGACATCACGACGCTCGACTGGGGCCGGTCGTACAGCCAGAACGCTCCGGTCACGGCCGTCCTCGGTCGGGCGCTTCCCGCCACGCTGGCGTACCTCGTCCCCGCGATGGTGTTCGCGCTGGTCGGCGGGGTCGGACTCGGGGTGTACGCGGCGCTGAACCCCGGAAGCGCCTTCGAACGGGTCGCGAGCGGCGGGGCCTACCTCGGCTACGGGATTCCGAACTACTGGCTCGCGAAGGTCGCCCTCCTGTTCGGTCTCGGCGCGTTCGGCGAGGGTTTCTTCGGCGAAGGGACGGTTTCGCACGTCGTCCTCCCGGCCGTCATCCTCGGCGTCAGCCTCCTCGCCGGCCAACTCCGGTACGCCCGGGCCGAGTCCCGCGAGTACGTCAACACCGAGTTCCTCAAACTGGTGCGCGCGAAGGGCGCGTCGAACTGGGTGGTGGGCCGCCACGTCGTCAAGAACGCCGCGCTCCCGCTCCTCTCGCTGTTCTTCGCCGACCTGCTCGGCGTGCTCGTGGTGAGCGTCTTCATCCTCGAACACGTCTTTTCGATTCCCGGCATCGGCACGGTCGGACTCGCGGCCATCGAACAGCGCGACGTCCCGCTCATCCTCGGCGTGACGATGGTCGTCGCGTTCGCGGGCATCGTGGGGAACCTCGTCCAGGACCTCGCGTACCTCGCGGTCGACCCGCGGGTCGGGTCGGAGTGA
- a CDS encoding ABC transporter permease → MAADADPSPDREPIEWVDWDRLDTGRSVPRRLVGLFGALAVVAALYRYSQVHGTDLFLPWSPSLLTWAFRVSLVVLAFLGLPPLVANPERARRYWRRFRRNRLAVASLGYLVAFVVLALVGPVVFGRPKVNPGVGFQPPAFFTVSYGTIAINCVGPVTGTGINPICVGTLRYPLGTTKLGENVLVLLIAGMRVSLQVAVVATAFMIPVATTVGIVSGYVGGRLDTALMRYVDVQQAVPAFVVYLVLVFVFGKSLFLLVAVFGLLNWGSVARLVRSEVLRRREEQYVEVAESAGVSRTTVLRRHLLPNVSNAVLVGATQKIPQLVLIETGVTFLGLGDVGRRYQSFGETIADGFDGAFGNPALEVWWIWVLPVVVLAVTIIAFAVVGDALRDAFDPRGEV, encoded by the coding sequence ATGGCCGCAGATGCCGACCCGTCTCCCGACCGGGAACCCATCGAGTGGGTCGACTGGGACCGACTCGACACCGGCCGGTCGGTTCCCCGACGGCTCGTCGGTCTCTTCGGCGCGCTGGCCGTCGTGGCCGCGCTCTACCGGTACTCGCAGGTCCACGGGACCGACCTCTTCCTGCCGTGGTCGCCGTCGCTGTTGACGTGGGCGTTCCGGGTGAGCCTCGTCGTGCTCGCGTTCCTCGGCCTTCCGCCGCTGGTCGCGAACCCCGAGCGCGCCCGCCGCTACTGGCGACGGTTCCGGCGGAATCGGCTCGCCGTCGCGAGTCTCGGCTACCTGGTCGCGTTCGTCGTCCTCGCGCTGGTCGGGCCGGTCGTCTTCGGCCGCCCGAAGGTGAACCCCGGCGTCGGATTTCAGCCGCCGGCGTTCTTCACCGTTTCGTACGGCACCATCGCCATCAACTGCGTCGGTCCCGTCACCGGCACCGGGATAAACCCGATCTGCGTCGGCACGCTGCGGTATCCGCTCGGGACGACCAAACTCGGCGAGAACGTGCTCGTCCTGCTGATTGCGGGGATGCGCGTGAGCCTGCAGGTCGCGGTCGTCGCCACCGCGTTCATGATTCCGGTCGCGACGACCGTCGGCATCGTCTCGGGATACGTCGGCGGACGCCTCGACACCGCGCTGATGCGCTACGTCGACGTCCAGCAGGCGGTCCCGGCGTTCGTCGTCTACCTCGTCCTCGTCTTCGTCTTCGGCAAGAGCCTCTTCCTGCTCGTCGCGGTGTTCGGCCTGCTGAACTGGGGGAGCGTCGCCCGCCTGGTCCGGAGCGAGGTGCTCCGACGCCGCGAGGAGCAGTACGTCGAGGTGGCCGAGAGCGCGGGCGTGAGTCGGACGACCGTCCTCCGGCGACACCTGCTCCCGAACGTCTCGAACGCGGTGCTCGTGGGCGCGACGCAGAAGATACCCCAGTTGGTGCTCATCGAGACGGGGGTCACGTTCCTCGGCCTCGGCGACGTCGGCCGCCGGTACCAGTCGTTCGGCGAAACCATCGCCGACGGCTTCGACGGCGCGTTCGGGAACCCCGCGCTGGAGGTCTGGTGGATATGGGTGCTCCCGGTCGTCGTACTGGCGGTTACGATCATCGCGTTCGCCGTCGTCGGCGACGCGCTTCGGGACGCCTTCGACCCGCGGGGTGAGGTCTGA
- a CDS encoding ABC transporter ATP-binding protein: protein MMSALLSVSDLRVRFRTDRGVVRALDGVDFRVDPGETLCLVGESGSGKTVACESLTRLVPTPPAELDGEVRFDGRDLLSAFDRRLRAVRGDRIAYVFQNPQGALDPVYTVGEQLMEAILIHRDVSKSAARSRSIRLLDRVGIPDPAERVDEYPHEFSGGMKQRVVIAAALAADPNLLVADEPTTALDVTTQAEILRLLGEIQREREMAVVFVTHDLGVVAQVADRVVVLYAGKVMERGGVEAIFDDPAHPYTRALLDCLPRRDRAPRPIPGSFPDPTDPPAGCRFHPRCPHAVADCRSGDQPPEASVPGDDAEPVTSAEAETSASADHVAACVYYDGDRDPAALDRGADAVSAPPDDSTPDEEERG from the coding sequence CTGATGTCGGCGCTCCTCTCGGTTTCGGACCTCCGAGTGCGGTTCCGCACCGACCGCGGTGTCGTCCGGGCGCTGGACGGCGTGGACTTCCGGGTCGACCCGGGCGAGACGCTCTGTCTGGTCGGCGAGAGCGGGTCGGGCAAGACCGTCGCCTGCGAGTCGCTCACCCGCCTCGTGCCGACGCCGCCGGCCGAACTCGACGGCGAGGTCCGGTTCGACGGCCGGGACCTGCTGTCGGCGTTCGACCGGCGACTCCGTGCGGTCCGAGGCGACCGCATCGCCTACGTCTTTCAGAACCCGCAGGGCGCGCTCGACCCGGTGTACACCGTCGGCGAGCAGTTGATGGAGGCGATTCTGATACACCGCGACGTCTCGAAGTCGGCGGCCCGGAGTCGGTCGATTCGACTGCTTGACCGCGTCGGGATTCCCGACCCCGCCGAGCGCGTCGACGAGTACCCCCACGAGTTCTCGGGCGGGATGAAACAGCGGGTCGTCATCGCCGCGGCGCTGGCGGCCGACCCGAACCTGCTGGTCGCGGACGAACCCACGACCGCCCTCGACGTGACCACCCAGGCCGAGATTCTCCGCCTCCTCGGGGAGATACAGCGAGAGCGCGAGATGGCCGTCGTGTTCGTCACCCACGACCTCGGCGTGGTCGCGCAGGTCGCCGACCGAGTGGTGGTCCTCTACGCGGGGAAGGTGATGGAACGGGGCGGCGTCGAGGCGATCTTCGACGACCCGGCCCACCCCTACACTCGCGCACTGCTCGACTGCCTCCCGCGACGCGACCGTGCCCCCCGACCGATACCGGGGTCGTTCCCCGACCCGACCGACCCGCCCGCAGGCTGTCGGTTCCACCCGCGGTGCCCCCACGCGGTCGCCGACTGTCGGTCGGGCGACCAACCTCCGGAAGCGTCGGTGCCGGGGGACGACGCGGAACCCGTCACGTCAGCCGAAGCCGAGACCTCGGCTTCGGCCGACCACGTCGCGGCGTGCGTCTACTACGACGGTGACCGCGACCCCGCCGCGCTGGATCGCGGAGCGGACGCCGTCTCAGCACCGCCGGACGACTCGACGCCCGACGAGGAGGAACGAGGATGA
- a CDS encoding ABC transporter ATP-binding protein encodes MSDATRSPEETRAGEDALLSVRGLKKHFPLTKGLLRREVGRVRAVDGIDFDLRPGETLGLVGESGCGKSTVARTVVSLESPTAGTVEFDGRDATDLPSDERKRFRRRVQMVFQDPTSSFDPRMTVGESVAEPMVAHGLTDDERLSARVDSLLGLVGLSTDDADSYPHQLSGGQKQRAALARALSLNPDVLVLDEPVSALDVSVQAEILALVGELQDAFDLAILLISHDMSVVRQLCDRVAVMYLGEIVERGPTTALFDDPGHPYTRGLLAAIPEPDPRDGWETSGLSGEVPDPADPPAGCRFHTRCPAVIPPADLDVSRSEWRSIFAFRVALEDGTFGLESVRERLVDGAPGDDVSVDGEVSPARLREAVRDAYDLPEDLDAAAADRALADAVVAAVDGETESAVARLREAFPTVCVQERPETHESGAKTVACHLSRDGESKAETVDGEDSANGR; translated from the coding sequence ATGAGCGACGCGACCCGCTCGCCCGAGGAAACCCGCGCGGGCGAGGACGCGCTGCTGTCGGTCCGCGGCCTGAAGAAGCACTTCCCCCTCACGAAGGGACTGCTCCGCCGCGAGGTCGGCCGCGTCCGCGCCGTCGACGGTATCGACTTCGACCTGCGCCCCGGCGAGACGCTCGGCCTGGTCGGCGAGTCAGGCTGTGGCAAGTCGACGGTGGCCCGGACGGTGGTTTCGCTCGAATCGCCGACCGCGGGGACGGTCGAGTTCGACGGCCGCGACGCGACCGACCTCCCGAGCGACGAGCGAAAGCGGTTCCGCAGGCGGGTCCAGATGGTGTTCCAGGACCCCACCTCCAGTTTCGACCCGCGGATGACGGTCGGCGAGTCGGTCGCCGAACCGATGGTCGCCCACGGCCTCACCGACGACGAGCGCCTGTCGGCCCGCGTCGACTCGCTACTGGGACTGGTCGGACTCTCGACCGACGACGCCGACAGCTACCCCCATCAACTCTCCGGCGGACAGAAACAGCGGGCCGCCCTCGCCCGAGCGCTGTCGCTGAACCCGGACGTGCTCGTGCTGGACGAACCCGTGTCGGCGCTCGACGTGTCGGTCCAGGCCGAAATCCTGGCGCTCGTCGGGGAACTCCAGGACGCGTTCGACCTCGCCATCCTGCTCATCAGCCACGACATGAGCGTCGTTCGACAGCTCTGCGACCGCGTGGCGGTGATGTATCTGGGCGAAATCGTCGAACGCGGGCCGACGACCGCCCTCTTCGACGACCCCGGACACCCCTACACCCGCGGCCTCCTCGCGGCGATTCCGGAACCCGACCCTCGCGACGGATGGGAGACTTCGGGGCTGTCCGGCGAGGTTCCCGACCCGGCCGACCCGCCCGCGGGATGTCGATTCCACACCCGGTGTCCGGCGGTGATTCCGCCGGCCGACCTCGACGTCTCCCGGTCGGAGTGGCGGTCGATATTCGCGTTCCGCGTGGCGCTCGAGGACGGGACCTTCGGTCTCGAATCGGTGCGCGAGCGACTGGTCGACGGTGCGCCGGGGGACGACGTTTCTGTAGACGGCGAAGTCTCGCCGGCGCGACTCCGAGAGGCCGTCCGCGACGCCTACGACCTGCCCGAGGACCTCGACGCCGCCGCCGCCGACCGCGCGCTCGCCGACGCCGTCGTGGCGGCCGTCGACGGTGAGACGGAGTCGGCGGTCGCGCGACTGCGCGAGGCGTTTCCGACGGTCTGCGTGCAGGAACGTCCGGAAACACACGAATCGGGGGCGAAAACCGTCGCGTGTCACCTGTCTCGGGACGGAGAGTCGAAAGCGGAGACGGTCGACGGCGAGGACTCAGCGAACGGTCGATAG
- a CDS encoding MarR family transcriptional regulator — protein MSQSEREDLDDLPPSAKLVFKVLEYNGSLTQKQIVEESMLSARTVRYALERLEDLGVVEEDVYFADARQNLYEIDVPIDADAECADAQKCAE, from the coding sequence GTGTCTCAGTCTGAGCGAGAGGATTTGGACGACCTGCCGCCGAGTGCGAAACTCGTTTTCAAGGTACTCGAATACAACGGCTCGCTCACCCAGAAACAGATAGTCGAGGAGTCGATGCTGTCGGCCCGGACCGTTCGGTACGCCCTCGAACGGTTGGAGGACCTCGGCGTGGTCGAGGAGGACGTCTACTTCGCCGACGCCCGCCAGAATCTCTACGAGATAGACGTCCCGATAGACGCGGACGCCGAGTGCGCCGACGCGCAGAAGTGCGCCGAGTGA